AGATAAGACCTGCTGCAGCCCTATAACGTACATCAAAATTTCAGGGCAAATGGTTGCTATCGGATGTTGCCTCTATAAAAATGCTGCCACCATATCTGGACTCCATCCCACGATATTAAGCTTTTATACTACATGACATACACAGGCAAAATTAAGCGCTGAGGATAGTAGTTAGGCAAGACAACTGCACATATGAACTAGCCTGCACTCTTTTTACCTTCTTTCGATCCATCGTTTCTTTTGCGGGAAGTATTTACTCATGAAAGAGATGACTAAAATCAATGATTTGCAAACTGACCAGCACATGTTCATCGCAAATGCACCCTTGAGCTAATTTCTAATCTATGACCTGCTTTGGCTCTACTGCACAGCAAATTTAGCGAACTATAGACAAATTTTTGGGGGACTAaactttttcatgtatttttgccaCGTTAGtatgaaaatttgcagtgtagacCATGCAAAGTGGGAATTCACAGATGAGTTTAGTGTTAACTTATTCTCGCCATGTCACTGTAGCAATGATCAAGACAAAACCTCATTTTCCCCTtacatatgtttcctttcctgtaaTTTGAAATTTTCATGAAAGTATGTATAAACGCGACGATGATGCCTTCATTTTATCTTTTGTGCTTTCCAATGAGACAGCGCTCCGTCGATGCGCCTTACCATTTGTTACATTGTATGAATGACTgtgaaggaaactttctatgcagaATTTGCCATATCGAAAGCCACCTTCAGCACGTATTGGTCGACTGAGTACAAATATGTAGTACCAGCTAGCTTACAGTACATTAGCATTCATACTAGAAAATATATATGTTACGTCACGAGACGCCATTGTGCATCTTATAACCCGCTCAGCACTTCAGAAAGCATCAAATTACGATAAATAAAATGACCGTCTGGGTGACGAAGTTGGGCCATCCAAAATTTTAACATATTACAACTTCACTGCAAACCACTCTACACAGAAGCGACCTCAACATTTTTTTTGTGAGCATATCTATTGTTTTTTCCTCACAATTATTTATTGCATACAACTTGCTTTGCGAACAGCTTTACTGAGGAACCTTGTGTACATATTAACAAGCCACAACtgtttataatatttattttgcatacagTTGAGACTGTTCATTGTTTCGCGGCCGTCTTTataacttttcctttatttttttcacatCTATGCCATTGCTTCGCAACGCCATTACCTTGATATGCCATTGCCAGCCTTATTCTAATATTCTAGATGGTGTGAAGCAcactgcacattgcaaatctagaaactcactgaaacacccaggttaagaaagtaaatacttaggtataatattgtcacgtggtggtgacgttgaagaacagagaagcaatactgtgaaagacaaaactaacttttattgggcgaacccgtgcccacaaaagaggctacacttacagcacaacggtagcggtgagcacggtcggcgatcgtcgaaaatctgatccgcgggacaagcgcgtcggctgttatatagctgtcgtcgaatgttccagactaatcattgggacccgcgtgccttccacaaagttctacacgattagcgtcaggcgatgaaatcagataacataaggtttgTCTACAACAGGCAGCGAATGGAaacatcgatgacttgccagaaacttcggatagatgcaggcgcgtcccgcgcgcacttgttaggcggcgaaacgtggtcgcccgacaAAGATATATGACACGTGTTATTACCCCCTCCCCTCTTGAAAAtcatcgacccgatgctgcaaacaaacaaaataaagaaaagcactcgtagcaaagaaaacaacaaaaataaaggagttcgtcagcgtccgtaaaagggtttaaggcgcaccacgtggaccacttcagatcgtgcgcggcgccgctgtgaatgcgaaatgccgtctggcacgacctcatagtccagtgagccaatacgTCTAATGACCTTGTAAGGCCCGAAATAGCGTCGCAATAGTATCTCACTGAGTCCTCGTCGGCGTATCGGGGTCTATACCCAAACACGGTCGCCGGGCTGGTTCTCgacgaagcgtcgtcgcaggttTTAGTGTCGGCTGTCGGTACGCTGCTGGTTCTGGATCCATAGGCGggcgagctgtcgagcttcttcggcgcgctggagctagatagcgacgtcaagattttcctcgtcagtgacgtgcggcagcatggcgtcgagcgtcgtcgtcggGTTCCTTTCGTAAACCAGATTAAATGGCgtgatctgtgttgtttcttgcaccgccgtgttgtaagcgaatgttacgtacggcaggaccgcatcccatgtcttgtgctcgacgtTGACGTACATTGCTAGCATGTCGCAGGGTattgttcaggcgctccgtgagaccattcgtctgcggatggtaggcagttgtcctcctgtgacttgtctggctgtattgcagaatggcttgcgtgagctctgctgtaaaaTCCGTTCTTCTGTCGGTGATGAggacttctggagcaccatgtcGCAGCACGATGTTCTCGAGgaaaaatttcgccacttcggctgcgctgcctttcggcagagctttagtttcagcgaagcgggtgacatagtccgtcgccacgacgatccacttatttccggaagttgatgtcggaaacggtcccaacaagtccatcccgatctgctgaaaaggtcggtaaggaggcttgatcgactgtagtaatcccgctggccttgtcggttgtgtcttgcgtcgctgacagtctcggcatgtcttgacgtaacgggcgacatcggcggttaggtgcggccagtaatatatttcttgtatccttgatagcgtccgggagaaaccgaggtgcccagcggtcggatcgtcatgtagggcgtgcagtacttctggacgcagcgccgatggaacaacaagaagatagttggcgcggactgatgagaagttcttcacgaggaggTTGTTTCGAAgcgtgaacgaagacaatccacgCTTAAATGCGCTAGGGACAACGTGTGTgtgcccttccaaataatcgactagggcttttagctccgggtctcctcgttgctgttcggcgaagtcttccgcgcttattattccaaggtaggcgtcgtcatcctcgtcatcttgcggcggcgggtcaatgggggcgcgtgataggcaatcggcatctgagtgttttcgtccggacttgtaggttacagtgatgtcgtattcctgtagtctgaggctccaccgtgccagccgtcctgaagtgtcctttaagttagctagccaacacaatgcgtgatggtcgctgaccactttgaatggcctgccatataggtaagggcgaaatttcgctgtggcccaaacgatggcgaggcattccttttcggttgtagaaaaattgccttcagcttttgataacgaccggctcgcgtaagctatcacgtgttcatgcccatcttttctctgGACTAGGACGGCATCGAGGTTTAGGCCACTGGCGTCAATGTGGATTTTGGTATCGGCGTGCTCGTGGAAGTGCGCAAGTACGGGCGGCGACTCCATGCATCgtttgagttcttgaaatgcgtcggcctgcggcgtttcccacttgaactcgacgtcacatttagtgagctgtgtcagcggctgagcgatgcgtgaaaagtccttgacaaatcgcctgtagtaggcacacatgccaagaaatTTACGCACTGCTTTCTTGTCGATGggctgcgggaactgtgcgatggcagctgtCTTCTGTGGGTCAAGGTGGACTCcagacttgctgatgatgtggcctaggaacagaagctcatcgtaagcgaagcggcacttttctggcttcagagtgagccctgatgacttgatggcctctagtactgtggtaagtcgcctaaggtgatcgccaaaatttgcggcgaagacaacgacgtcatccaagtaaacgaggcaggtctgccacttcaatcctgctaaaaccgtgtccatcacgcgctggaacgttgcaggcgccgagcacagtccaaatggcataaccttgaactcgtagaggccgtctggggtgatgaaggcggtcttttcgcgatctttttcgtcgacttctatttgccaatagccagacttgaggtccatcgacgagaagtattttgcgttgcagagacgatccaatgcgtcgtctatccgtgggagggggtatacgtccttcttcgtgatcttcttcagacgacgataatcgacgcagaaacggagggttcgtcctttttcttcaccaggacaACTGGGGATGCCCACGGGCTTTTCGACGGCTTGAGGATGtcgtcgcgcagcatttcgtcgacttgttctcttatcgcttcacgttctcgcggcgaaattcggtaagggctctggcggagtggtcgagcgcactcctcggcaattatgcgatgcttggcgactggtgtttgtcgaatcctcgatgacgtcgaaaagcagcctttgtatcgtcggagcagacttctgagctgctgttgcttaatcACGGGGAGACTTGGATTAATGCTGTAGTCTGGTTCGGGAACCATGGTCGTAGTGGTAGATGCGGCGCAATCCGAGAGGACAAACGCATTActggtttccagaattttcttgatgtaagcgatcgtcgtgcccttgttgatgtgcttgaactcctggctgaagtttgtcagcaacactTCAGTTTTCCCTCCATGCAGTCGAGCGATCCCTCTTGCGACGCAAATTTCACGGTCTAGCAGTACACGCTGGTCGCCTTCGATGACACCTTCTACGTCAGCGGGTATTTCGGTGCCGACCGAAATAACAATGCTGGAGCGAGGCGGGATGCTCACTTGATCTTCGAGCACACTCAAGGCGTGGTGACTACGAGGGCTCTCCGGCGGTATTGCTTTATCTTCCGACAGCGTTATTGACTTCTACTTCAGGTCGATGATTGCGCCGTGTGGGTTCAGAAAGTCCATACCGAGAATGACGCCTCGTGAACACTGTTGGAGGATAACGAAGGTGGCAGGGTAAGTGCGGACATGAATGGTTATTCTTGCCGTGCAGGTACCAgtcggcgtgatgaggtgtcctccagcggtccgaatctgagggccttcccatgcggtcttaactttcttcaactgggcggcgatgtgtacactcattacggagtaatcaacCCCTGTGTCCACTAAGGCGGTAACTGCGTGGCCGTCGAGAAACACGTCGAGGTCGGTGGTTCTTTGTCTGGCGTTGCAGTTAGGTTTTGGCGCCGGATCACGGCTGCGTCGTGTTGAACTGAAGTTGGAACGTCGCGTCGTCAAGTCGTCTTTCGTCGGTGTATTCGTGGCTTCCTGACTTCGTCGGGACGGCGGCGTGGCGTTATTATGTCGTCGAGGTGGTCTCTGCGCCGTCttcgtcggcggcggaggatcttcgtcagttcgaagaacagcaaccgcacctccatcggttgctgcttttagttatccggatatgggctcgcagagcggccccgtgctgggccagtgtatggacggcgctgcggcgacaggtagcggcctggtgacggcgaccgggatggccgtcgagggctccactgagtagcgGCGAGATAGTCGGTGATGTCACGAGGGCGTTCGCCTCCCCGAGGGTGCGGTGCGTCGACGGCGAACCCTCGCAATCCCAGGTCGCGGTATGGGTATCGGCGGTACACATGGCCggcttccccgcagtggtagcagagcgggcggtggtcaggaGCGCGCCAAACGTCTGTATTCCTCGGGTAGCTGCGCTGGTCGACGGGTGGTCGTgttggtggcggcggcggtggtcgacggaattgcggcgttacagggtcctggcgcggtcgtggagggggaccttgacggcgggcgacggcggcgtagGTCATCGCTTCTGGCTGGGGCTGCGATGATTGTGGTTGTACCTCGCGAACTACCAGCGATCGCTGGACTTCTTTGACTATTTCGGCGACTGAGGCCACTTGAGGTTGCGATGAAGGGAAGATCCTTTGAAGCTCCTCTCGTACGACTGCCATGATGGTCTCGCGCAGGTCGTCGGTGGCCAGTGACTGAACTCCGGCGTAGTTTGTCGAGTTCGTGCGGCGGTTGTATTGTCGGTTCCGCATTTCGAGTGTCTTCTCAATGCTGGTGGCCTCACGAAGGAACTCTTCTACGGTCGTCGGTGGGCTTCGTGTCATTGCGCCGAAAAGTTCCTCCTTTACACCACGCATCAGTAGGCGgactttcttctcttcggacatttcCGGGTCGGCGTGCCGGAACAGACGGCTCATTTCCTCAGTGAAGATTGCGATCGTCTCATTCGGCAGCTGTGCTCTGGTCTCCAGTAGAACTTGGGCTCGCTCTTTACGTAggacgcttgtaaatgtttgcaggaagctgcttcggaacaggtcccacgtcgtcaaggtggtttctcgattctcgaaccacgtcctggcggcgtccgccaatgcgaaatagacatgtcgcagcttgtcgtcgcttgcccagctgttaaacgtagcgaccctctcatacgtttccagccagctttccgggtcctcaaatgtggaaccgcggaacgtcggtggttccctgggctgctgcagcacgatgggggacgctggggctaccattggggttgcctcggccacaatcttcttggtcttcttaggtagaagtccgtgctccgggggcagctgttgaagacggcggcttgctcgattgtccgggactacgttggtgttctctttgcggtccgggcttggatcacggcttgtcgggggcgtgtggtacatgaacaaaacaaaaaagaagcacctccaccagatgtcacgtggtggtgacgttgaagaacacagtagcaatactgtgaaagacaaaactaacttttattgggcgaacctgtacccacaaaagaggctacacttacagcacaacggtagcggcgagcatggtcggcgatcgtcgaaaatctgatccgcgggtcaagcgcatcggctgttatatagcggtcgtcgaatgttccagactaatcgttgggacccgcgtgccttccacaaagttctacacgaTTCGCGTCAGgtgatgaaatcagataacataaggttcgtctacaacagacagcgaatagaatcatcgatgacttgccagaaacttcggatagatgcaggcgcgtcccgcgctgtgcgataacacttgttaggcggcgaaacgtggtcgcccaataaaaataaatgacacgtgtcaatatatagtttggcgccagcagctctcgagaaaTATGGCTAGCTGTCTTGCGATATATAAGAGTGTAGCGGCACTAAATTGCCATCAGAAGTGTTGCGCCGTCTCGGCTTGCAACACGCGCTGGCTCCGGCTGCACGGAGCCACGCGCTAAGGAAAATAAGAGCAATTTAACACCTGGTTCTTAGCTTGTTTTTTTCATCCGCGTCGCACTCGTCTAATTTGTAGGAGACTCTACAGTCTCCGCCGCCCTAAACTATATAAGGACGGACCCTCCAGCACACCTGTCACAGTGGTTCTCTTGGATGAATTTTAACACATAATATGATTCGGATTTTGGTTTTCTATACTGTGAAC
The Amblyomma americanum isolate KBUSLIRL-KWMA chromosome 3, ASM5285725v1, whole genome shotgun sequence genome window above contains:
- the LOC144123102 gene encoding uncharacterized protein LOC144123102; this translates as MYHTPPTSRDPSPDRKENTNVVPDNRASRRLQQLPPEHGLLPKKTKKIVAEATPMVAPASPIVLQQPREPPTFRGSTFEDPESWLETYERVATFNSWASDDKLRHVYFALADAARTWFENRETTLTTWDLFRSSFLQTFTSVLRKERAQVLLETRAQLPNETIAIFTEEMSRLFRHADPEMSEEKKVRLLMRGVKEELFGAMTRSPPTTVEEFLREATSIEKTLEMRNRQYNRRTNSTNYAGVQSLATDDLRETIMAVVREELQRIFPSSQPQVASVAEIVKEVQRSLVVREVQPQSSQPQPEAMTYAAVARRQGPPPRPRQDPVTPQFRRPPPPPPTRPPVDQRSYPRNTDVWRAPDHRPLCYHCGEAGHVYRRYPYRDLGLRGFAVDAPHPRGGERPRDITDYLAATQWSPRRPSRSPSPGRYLSPQRRPYTGPARGRSASPYPDN